One stretch of Acidobacteriota bacterium DNA includes these proteins:
- the argF gene encoding ornithine carbamoyltransferase, whose translation MFGKDLISIHDLTVEQVAAILDTALKVKANPEDFEDFLAGCTMAMIFEKPSLRTRVSFETGMTQLGGHAIYLGPNDISLGKRESVPDIARTLDRMVDLIMARTFAHESITTLAEYAEVPVINGLSDYSHPCQVLADFQTILEKKGDLKGLTLAYVGDGNNMAHSLMFIGAKTGVNVRIVCPKGYEPKTAAVALAVEDAKETGAVIEVTNDLDGGVRGADVVYTDVWASMGMEAEAEARKAIFAPYQVNAALMAKAKEDAIFMHCLPAHRGEEVTEEVLESWQSVVFDEAENRLHAQKAVILRLMVAEGELD comes from the coding sequence CCACGACCTGACCGTCGAACAGGTGGCGGCCATTCTGGACACGGCCCTCAAGGTGAAAGCGAACCCCGAGGATTTCGAGGACTTTCTGGCGGGGTGCACGATGGCCATGATCTTCGAGAAGCCCTCCCTGAGGACCCGCGTGAGTTTCGAAACGGGCATGACCCAGCTCGGGGGCCACGCCATCTACCTCGGCCCGAACGACATCTCCCTCGGCAAGCGGGAGAGCGTGCCGGACATCGCCCGGACCCTCGACCGGATGGTGGACCTCATCATGGCCCGCACATTCGCCCACGAGAGCATCACGACCCTCGCGGAATACGCCGAAGTGCCCGTGATCAACGGTCTGAGCGACTACAGCCACCCTTGTCAGGTCCTCGCCGACTTCCAGACCATCCTGGAAAAGAAGGGCGACCTCAAGGGGCTGACCCTGGCGTACGTGGGTGACGGAAACAACATGGCCCATTCGCTGATGTTCATCGGGGCGAAAACCGGCGTGAACGTCCGCATCGTGTGCCCGAAGGGCTACGAACCCAAGACCGCGGCCGTGGCGTTGGCCGTGGAGGACGCCAAGGAGACCGGCGCCGTCATCGAAGTCACGAACGACCTCGACGGGGGAGTTCGCGGGGCGGACGTCGTCTACACCGACGTGTGGGCCTCCATGGGAATGGAAGCCGAGGCCGAGGCCCGGAAAGCGATCTTCGCGCCGTACCAGGTGAATGCCGCCCTCATGGCCAAGGCCAAGGAAGACGCCATCTTCATGCACTGCCTCCCCGCCCACAGGGGAGAAGAGGTCACCGAAGAGGTCCTGGAAAGCTGGCAGTCCGTGGTCTTCGACGAGGCGGAGAACCGTCTCCACGCGCAGAAGGCGGTCATCCTCCGCCTCATGGTGGCCGAAGGCGAACTCGACTGA
- the recA gene encoding recombinase RecA, whose protein sequence is MEISKERKKAIEAAVQQIERQFGKGSIMSLGERGAKVKVPVVPTGSLSLDLALGIGGLPRGRVIEIYGPESSGKTTLALQVVAEVHRQGGMAAFVDAEHALDPEYAARIGVNVDNLLISQPDTGEQALEIAEALVRSGAIDVIVVDSVAALVPKAELEGEMGDSHVGLQARLMSQALRKLTGIVSKSNTMIIFINQLREKIGVMFGNPETTTGGRALKFYASVRLDIRRIANLQAASGEAIGGRVRVKVAKNKLAAPFKQAEFDILYGVGISKAGDLLDLGVEHRVVEKSGTWYGYGEVRLGQGKENARQYLVDNPKLMDEIEAKIRAKVGVAVEPSGSGPQKSE, encoded by the coding sequence ATGGAGATCTCCAAGGAACGGAAAAAAGCGATCGAGGCGGCGGTCCAGCAGATCGAAAGACAGTTCGGGAAAGGCTCCATCATGAGCCTGGGGGAGCGGGGGGCCAAGGTCAAGGTGCCCGTTGTGCCCACGGGGAGCCTGAGCCTGGATCTGGCCCTGGGCATCGGGGGCCTGCCCCGGGGGAGGGTCATCGAAATCTACGGCCCCGAATCCTCCGGCAAGACCACCCTGGCCTTGCAGGTCGTGGCGGAGGTCCACCGGCAGGGCGGCATGGCCGCGTTCGTGGACGCGGAACACGCGCTGGACCCTGAATACGCGGCCCGGATCGGCGTGAACGTGGACAACCTCCTCATCAGCCAGCCGGACACCGGCGAACAGGCCCTTGAAATCGCGGAGGCCCTGGTCCGCTCCGGGGCCATCGATGTCATTGTCGTGGACTCGGTGGCGGCCCTCGTTCCCAAGGCCGAACTCGAGGGCGAAATGGGCGACTCCCACGTGGGGCTTCAGGCCCGGCTCATGTCCCAGGCCCTTCGGAAACTCACGGGCATCGTGAGCAAGTCCAACACCATGATCATCTTCATCAATCAGCTGAGGGAGAAGATCGGCGTCATGTTCGGCAATCCCGAGACCACCACCGGAGGCCGAGCCCTGAAGTTCTACGCCTCCGTACGCCTGGACATCCGGCGGATCGCGAACCTTCAGGCCGCCAGCGGGGAGGCCATCGGCGGCCGCGTCCGCGTCAAGGTGGCCAAGAACAAGCTGGCCGCTCCCTTCAAGCAGGCCGAATTCGACATCCTGTACGGGGTCGGCATTTCCAAGGCTGGAGACCTCCTCGATCTTGGCGTGGAGCACCGGGTCGTGGAGAAGTCGGGCACCTGGTACGGCTACGGTGAAGTGCGGCTGGGCCAGGGAAAGGAAAACGCCCGCCAGTACCTGGTGGACAACCCCAAGCTCATGGACGAAATCGAAGCCAAGATCCGGGCCAAGGTCGGCGTCGCGGTCGAGCCTTCCGGGTCCGGGCCCCAAAAGTCCGAATAG
- the hemL gene encoding glutamate-1-semialdehyde 2,1-aminomutase: MEHARSKELMGRAVRRIPGGVNSPVRAFRSVGGDPPFIRRARGAYLWDEDGNRFIDYVGSWGPMILGHDHPQIREALEKALSDGTSFGAPTRLEVEMAEFLCDRLPHLEMVRMVNSGTEATMSAIRLARGATGRDKIVKVACCYHGHGDSLLVEAGSGALTFGTPSSPGVPKGLAADTLVIPFNDVGALERVLEAHPEEVACFIVEPLPGNVGTLLPRAGYLEAARELTRRHGTVLIFDEVMSGFRVAFGGMVERTGVVPDLVTYGKIIGGGLPVGAYGGSEALMRQVSPSGPVYQAGTLSGNPLAMTAGLTLLKILDRDRAAVYSRLEALADRLGKGMSDAASEVGVPLTVNRMGSMFTAFFTGGPVDDDASARTCDTARFGAFFRAMLERGIYLAPSQFETGFVSTAHTEDDLDATLSAAREALAAL; the protein is encoded by the coding sequence ATGGAACACGCTAGGAGCAAGGAACTCATGGGCCGCGCCGTGCGGAGGATTCCGGGCGGGGTGAACTCGCCGGTCCGCGCGTTCCGGTCGGTGGGCGGGGATCCCCCCTTCATTCGAAGGGCCCGCGGAGCCTACCTGTGGGACGAGGACGGCAACCGATTCATCGACTATGTCGGATCGTGGGGCCCCATGATCCTGGGCCACGATCATCCCCAGATCCGGGAGGCTCTCGAGAAGGCGCTTTCCGACGGCACCTCCTTCGGCGCCCCCACCCGGCTCGAGGTGGAGATGGCGGAGTTCCTCTGCGACCGCCTCCCCCACCTGGAAATGGTCCGCATGGTGAATTCCGGGACCGAGGCCACCATGTCCGCCATCCGCCTCGCCCGGGGGGCCACGGGCCGCGACAAGATCGTGAAGGTGGCCTGCTGCTACCACGGCCACGGAGACTCCCTCCTGGTGGAAGCCGGGAGCGGCGCCCTCACCTTCGGCACGCCGAGCAGTCCTGGCGTTCCCAAAGGGCTCGCCGCGGACACCCTGGTCATCCCCTTCAACGACGTGGGCGCCCTGGAGCGGGTGCTCGAGGCCCATCCAGAGGAGGTGGCGTGCTTCATCGTGGAACCCCTGCCCGGCAACGTGGGCACGCTCCTGCCCCGCGCCGGGTACCTCGAAGCGGCCCGGGAGCTCACACGGCGGCACGGGACCGTCCTGATTTTCGACGAGGTCATGAGCGGGTTTCGCGTGGCTTTCGGAGGAATGGTGGAGCGAACCGGCGTGGTCCCCGACCTGGTCACCTACGGCAAGATCATCGGGGGCGGCCTCCCCGTGGGGGCTTACGGCGGGAGCGAAGCCCTCATGCGGCAGGTCTCCCCGTCCGGTCCCGTCTACCAGGCGGGGACATTGTCGGGGAACCCCTTGGCCATGACGGCCGGGCTCACCCTCCTGAAGATCCTGGACCGCGACAGGGCCGCCGTTTACTCACGGCTGGAGGCCCTGGCGGACCGCCTTGGCAAGGGGATGTCCGACGCCGCGAGCGAGGTCGGCGTCCCCCTCACCGTGAATCGAATGGGGTCCATGTTCACGGCCTTTTTCACGGGCGGCCCCGTGGACGATGACGCTTCGGCTCGGACCTGTGACACCGCCCGATTCGGCGCCTTCTTCCGGGCCATGCTCGAGCGGGGGATCTACCTGGCCCCGAGCCAGTTCGAGACGGGTTTCGTCAGCACGGCCCATACGGAGGACGACTTGGACGCCACCCTTTCGGCCGCCCGGGAGGCCCTGGCCGCCCTCTAG
- a CDS encoding nitronate monooxygenase family protein has translation MGKREFSPLRIGDWVATLPVIQGGMGVGISLSSLASAVADEGGVGTIAAVGIGMGEPDVYTNFIEANVRALKREIRKARERTRGLLAVNVMVAMTNYAQMVRAAVEEKIDLILSGAGLPLDLPKYLDSGCRTRLAPIVSSGRAATILCKRWLERFGRAPDAIVVEGPLAGGHLGFKPEDLTQPSNALEILVPEVVDAVRAFEDRAERPIPVVAAGGVYSGGDILKFERLGASGVQMATRFVTTHECDAAPAFKEAYLNAREGDIGIIQSPVGLPGRAIRNAFLDSVEAGEKSPFKCPYHCITTCDYKTAPYCIALALVNAQKGNLRSGFAFAGANAFRAQGILSVRQIVEALRREYEEAAS, from the coding sequence ATGGGCAAGCGAGAGTTCTCTCCCCTCCGGATCGGCGACTGGGTCGCCACGCTCCCCGTGATTCAGGGCGGGATGGGGGTGGGTATCTCCCTCTCTTCCCTGGCCTCCGCCGTGGCCGACGAAGGAGGCGTCGGAACCATCGCCGCGGTGGGCATCGGCATGGGCGAACCCGACGTGTACACGAACTTCATCGAGGCCAACGTCCGGGCCCTGAAAAGGGAGATCCGCAAGGCTCGTGAAAGGACCAGGGGGCTGCTGGCCGTCAACGTCATGGTGGCCATGACCAACTACGCTCAAATGGTGAGAGCGGCCGTCGAGGAGAAAATCGACCTCATCCTGTCGGGAGCGGGGCTTCCGCTGGACCTCCCGAAGTACCTTGATTCGGGGTGCCGGACCCGGCTGGCCCCCATCGTCTCCTCCGGCAGGGCCGCCACCATCCTGTGCAAACGCTGGTTGGAGAGGTTCGGGCGGGCTCCGGACGCCATCGTGGTGGAGGGCCCCCTTGCGGGCGGGCACCTCGGCTTCAAGCCCGAGGACCTGACCCAGCCCTCCAACGCCCTGGAAATTCTGGTTCCAGAAGTCGTCGACGCCGTTCGGGCCTTCGAGGACCGAGCCGAGCGGCCCATCCCCGTCGTGGCGGCGGGAGGCGTGTATTCGGGGGGGGACATCCTGAAGTTCGAACGCCTGGGCGCCTCTGGAGTGCAGATGGCCACTCGGTTCGTCACCACCCACGAATGCGACGCCGCTCCCGCTTTCAAGGAGGCCTACCTCAACGCCCGCGAAGGGGACATCGGCATCATCCAAAGCCCGGTGGGACTTCCGGGACGGGCCATCCGAAATGCCTTCCTCGATTCGGTGGAGGCCGGCGAGAAGTCGCCCTTCAAGTGTCCCTATCACTGCATCACCACCTGCGACTACAAGACCGCCCCCTATTGCATCGCCCTGGCCCTCGTGAACGCCCAGAAGGGAAACTTGCGGAGCGGTTTCGCCTTCGCGGGCGCCAACGCCTTCCGGGCCCAGGGCATCCTTTCCGTCCGTCAGATCGTGGAGGCCCTCCGGCGGGAGTACGAGGAAGCCGCGAGCTGA
- the radC gene encoding DNA repair protein RadC — MGIKEMPEEERPRERCLKRGAASLSTTELLAILLRTGSRGTTALEMAREALVRAGSLRGLAAMEASELVRFGGLGPARAAQVAAALELARRFTEEEVLRKETLAGSEEAYRFLKPRLRDLPHEVFAAIFLSQKHGVLAYRELFRGSISSSTVHPREVVKAALRENAAAVILAHNHPSGHVAPSPDDLRLTEQLRAVLSQIDVRVLDHLIVGGNGYFSFSREGLLHG, encoded by the coding sequence CTGGGAATCAAAGAAATGCCGGAGGAGGAGCGGCCCCGAGAGCGGTGTCTCAAACGGGGGGCGGCCTCCCTGAGTACCACCGAACTCCTGGCCATCCTGCTCAGAACAGGAAGCCGGGGAACAACGGCCCTGGAAATGGCCCGTGAGGCTCTCGTGCGCGCCGGTTCCCTTCGAGGCCTCGCCGCCATGGAAGCTTCCGAACTCGTCCGTTTCGGCGGCCTCGGGCCGGCTCGCGCCGCCCAGGTGGCGGCGGCCCTTGAATTGGCGCGGCGGTTCACGGAGGAGGAAGTGCTGCGCAAAGAGACCCTCGCCGGTTCGGAGGAGGCCTATCGCTTTCTCAAGCCGCGCCTCCGCGACTTGCCCCACGAGGTATTCGCGGCCATCTTTCTCAGCCAGAAGCACGGCGTCCTCGCCTATCGGGAGCTGTTCAGGGGGTCCATCTCCTCGAGCACGGTCCACCCGCGGGAGGTCGTCAAGGCGGCCCTTCGGGAAAACGCGGCGGCCGTGATCCTGGCGCACAACCACCCCAGCGGACACGTGGCGCCGAGCCCCGACGACCTCCGCTTGACGGAGCAGCTCAGGGCCGTCCTTTCCCAGATCGACGTGCGGGTTCTGGATCACCTGATCGTGGGCGGAAACGGGTACTTTTCGTTTTCCCGGGAGGGGCTCCTGCATGGATAG
- a CDS encoding helix-hairpin-helix domain-containing protein, translating into MRNMTQKLVAVVTMALVAGGLCLSSLPILAQTPGGAKAQTVDSAKAPKATAGRKAKALPAGKVDLNTASAEQLATLPKIGPKMAQRIVDYRTAHKGFKTIEELRNVKGIGPKVLDGLRPHLSL; encoded by the coding sequence ATGCGGAACATGACCCAGAAACTGGTGGCGGTGGTGACCATGGCGTTGGTGGCGGGGGGGCTCTGCCTTTCTTCCCTCCCGATCCTGGCCCAGACCCCTGGAGGCGCCAAGGCCCAGACCGTGGACTCGGCCAAGGCCCCCAAGGCGACGGCGGGCCGGAAGGCCAAGGCCCTGCCCGCGGGGAAGGTGGACCTCAACACGGCCTCGGCCGAGCAGCTGGCCACCCTTCCGAAGATCGGCCCCAAGATGGCCCAGCGGATCGTGGACTACCGAACGGCGCACAAGGGCTTCAAGACCATCGAGGAGCTCCGGAATGTGAAGGGGATCGGCCCCAAGGTTCTGGACGGGCTTCGGCCCCACCTCTCCCTGTAG
- a CDS encoding GTPase domain-containing protein, whose translation MSFINYASREINCKIVYYGPGLCGKTTNLQYIYEKTNPQAKGKLISLATETDRTLFFDFLPLDLGTIRGFKTRFHLYTVPGQVFYDASRKLILKGVDGVVYVADSQEPRMDANIESIRNLEANLQEHGFDLRAIPYVLQLNKRDLPTAVPVEEMLRQLRFKDEPVFEAVAVKGIGVFDTLKACAKQVLIELSKK comes from the coding sequence ATGTCCTTTATCAACTATGCCTCCCGAGAGATCAACTGCAAGATCGTCTACTACGGGCCGGGGCTGTGCGGAAAGACCACCAACCTCCAGTACATCTACGAAAAGACGAATCCCCAGGCCAAGGGAAAACTGATCTCCCTCGCCACCGAGACGGATCGCACGCTTTTTTTTGATTTCCTTCCCCTGGATCTGGGCACGATTCGGGGGTTCAAGACCCGTTTCCACCTGTACACGGTCCCCGGCCAGGTCTTTTACGACGCCTCCCGCAAGCTCATCCTGAAGGGGGTGGACGGGGTGGTGTACGTGGCCGATTCTCAGGAACCGAGGATGGACGCCAACATCGAGTCCATCCGGAACCTGGAGGCCAACCTCCAGGAGCATGGGTTCGATCTGAGGGCCATCCCCTACGTGCTTCAGCTGAACAAGCGCGACCTGCCCACGGCGGTCCCGGTGGAGGAGATGCTCCGGCAGCTCCGCTTCAAAGACGAGCCCGTATTCGAAGCGGTGGCCGTCAAGGGGATCGGCGTCTTTGACACGCTTAAAGCCTGTGCAAAACAGGTGCTCATCGAGCTTTCCAAGAAATAG